Within Lolium rigidum isolate FL_2022 chromosome 5, APGP_CSIRO_Lrig_0.1, whole genome shotgun sequence, the genomic segment tggatgtgctgtgagttggaaggcagcccaatctacgaccgaagcagaatatatagcaattaatgaagctggCAAAGAGTCTgtatggttgaaaggtttgtatgctgagctttgtggagatgattcttgcattaacttgttttctgacagtcaaagtgcaatataccttactaaagatcaaatgtttcatgagaggacaaagcacattgatatcaagtaccattatattcgcgacattgttgctcaaggtaaaccgaaggtatgcaagataagtactcatgataatcctgccgatatgatgacaaagccagttcctcgtttccaagtttgagctttgctcgagcttggttggtataactgtttagcccaagtggctgttggcgccagcaagtgtttttcctttgttgttcaggagattattgaagttcatgctacaagatggaatttgtctcaaggtggaggttGTTgtatttgtgatccaaattcatatactaaagggaggctaacttctgacgagcggagcgaggccacggtacggatcgttggcaccgcctatatatacatcttgtaagccgccggctagggtttatcagattataagataacccacgacgtttgtaaacacctcccgatatagagaAGTTTTGCTGgtcggcgcccgtggttttttccccttctgtgttggaaggggttttccacgttaaatcttgtgtcccctgcgtgtgtttttttttcgttcttcgttatttgcttgtcgcttttataacagtaGTCGTAGCAGCTCATGTGAACGCCGGGGACCGACGTTCCTTCGGCGTCGGAAGAAGGCTGAGCCAGGTGCTCCCAAGAGAGGAAAAAAGGGCAGCGTTCGCATAGGCGAGGAACCGTCTCATGATGAGTCGTAAGTCGTAACAGTCTGTGTGGAAGAACTCTGTACTGCCGACCAGTGGCTATATATGAGACGAATCTGATAGTGCTTCCGTTGTGGTGAGTCGGGTCGGTAGCTGCTTGTGTGGTAGGTGAGGTTCTTCCACTTGATCGTCGGTTATATCCAGACATGTGGAACCATATATTCGCCGGTCATCGTCAGTCGTCACTGGCGGCGATCATCGCCTCCATGCATTCTTTTTATCCGTTCCCAGCCCCACATTGAATGGACAGCCTAATTGGTCCAACGCTTTGAGGGAGATAGCATGCATTATTTATCTTTTGGTCGAATGCATGGTACACATATCTTCACGGTTTTAAGAAATGCCGATCCCGCGACAACCCTGGCCCTACTACATGAAGTCTATCGtggtagggtgtgtttggttagtGACTAAACTGATTCCACTAAATGTTAAGGACATGTTCAGTGGTGGACGCTTGATTGGGCGCTTAGGAGAGAAAGAATCAGAAAATTAATCCCAGCGCCTGTGTAAGAGTCTAGAGCTACAACGCATGCATTTAACTTTCAGGCGCTAACAATCCGATCCGATTTTCATGCCGAAGTAGAAAATGCTCGCAAGCGCCCGGAGCAAAGGTTTGCGTCGACACGTTTAAATAAGCGCCTATCGCCAGGATTGTTGATCGTAACTGCACTTGGTCTGGGATTGCAATCCTAGCGTCCCTAAATAAGCGTCGGCGTTGTAGTTGCCCTAATAAGAACTTCCCTAACCCAATGAGAAATGTTGGTAAGAATTGGTTTGCCAATTTTCCGGTATCTACCCCCACTTGTCAATTATTTTTGAAATCTATGTTGTGAAAATGTCAGCTCCCTAGTCCCTCAGCGCCACACCCTAATAAGTTGCCATGGCAACTTACTTGTGAAGCCTTGCAACTTTCATTTTCTTTCCAAAAAAAGCCCTACCGTCAGGCTGTGGTGCTTAAATTTGCACCCTCGCGCAGGAGCGCTGTCAATTATGTTTGCAAGGTTCCGTGAGAATAAATGGAAGCATGCATATTAGGGAGCTTTTTTATAAGAatattttattacttaaaaaACTAAGCATTACACCCGGCATTTGCATAGCTAGATGCACATAGCCAAACCAAGTCAAAAGTACAAACTCGAATGGTGGAATACATATAAACGTTGAGAAATTGTAAAAATGGCCTAAGGTGATGGAGGGTCTATCTATAGATTATTTTGGCATTCACGTTGGGAAAAAGCATCCATTGCCTTGTCCTCTAACCGTGTAGATACCTCTGTAACTTGCGATGTTCCACATGTTGAAGAGGCGAACCTGAACGGAGCGTAGATGTACACCGGTAGATAACATGCATGAGATAAGATTTTTtaccattaaaaatcttgtcatttctacatagccaaagcgatcaAATGATCcaagcgctcccaccctaatatATAGTTTAAACCTATAATTCACACCATTTAGCGAAAACTGAAAACTGACCCCGGCACATGATATGTATAAAATATATTTCTAAACTTTAAAAATTTAGGGAAAAAAATTTGCATGTAAAAGGAAGTGCGCAAGTAAAGTTTTACATAAAACTAACATTTCGTGTgccttgtgtaaaaaagacaaaaaagagaaaacatgttggttttttttgaaacaattttgtgagcatgtaacatgtcaagatatacatgagagatttatttgtattttttgatatttttaaataagtttaaaatgcattttaaataaagggtGCATGTACACCAAGTCCATTATTTAGCCAATTGTCAACTATATTTTCAACACTACAttggtggatataaggtagaacctatcttgaTGACTGGCCATATAGAGGTAAAGAATTTTCAATGAAAAAATAAGTTTTTGATAGTCTCATTCTGATGATAGAAGACACATCTTTTATATACGTGCCAATTGCGTTTGGCAAGGTTCTCTTTAGTGAGGATTATGCCTCGATGAAGGTACACGAAAACTTCATCTTTTAGcggaatcttcatcttccaaaacaATATATTATTATCAACCAGCATATCTGGCTGGATTGGTGCTTTGTACATTGAATTCATATAGAATTTATTATTCTCATGTAGATTCCATCGAAACTCATCGGTCCCATGTGTCAACTGGACAAAAGCCAGGCGGTATGGCAACGCATTCCATGATGCAAGCCTTGGACCCGTGAGATCTCTACTGAATGTCATATTTGGTGGTGAAGTTTTCAAACCCTTAGCGATTGTATCAGTTTTGTGACATACAATATTATACAGAGtcggatattgttctcggagcATTGCATGGCCTATCTATTTATCCTCCGTGAACCTTATTTCTGAACCATCTTTAATAGAGGAAGAGCCATATGGGAAAAGAATTTCTTTGTCACCATTAGGACAGCTAGCCGAGACCTGTGAGTTCCCCGGTTTCCAATAAACCTGAGACAATGCGGGAGCCTATGTACTTTTTCATTAGTAAATTCCGCCAAACCGCATCTTCGGTAAGAAGTTTGAAAAGACATTTACCTAAGAGAACCATGTTCTTGATCTCGAGGTCAGGAATCCCATGTCCTCACCCCCGATCTTTTGGGCGGCAAACTACATATTCCATTTCGCCCCgttgatatttctttttctcaaaatctttcaaagaatcttgagagaaaataattaaATCGATGTAAGAATCCTTTTGGTAACTAAAAAAACAAgatcatatacaataccatattacTTAGTACGGAATTAATGAGCACCAATCTTCTGCCCATTGATATTAATTTCCTTTCCACCTACTTATCCACTTTTGTAGTCTATCCTTGACGTTTTTCCATTCAGCATTTGTGAGTCCCCTATAATGTATCAGGATGTCTAAATAGTTGATTGAAAATtgtccttgcccacaaccaaataacTCAGTGTATTGAGTAGCCTCGTCTTGGGCGTCACCGAAGAAAAATAACTCACTTGCGTGGATATTTATTTTTAGACTTGAGAGTTGCTGTAAAGCTGATAATATTAATttaagatttttttattttttaaggtcatgcttcataattttttttgtatcatcggcatattaaaAAAGGAAACGTCCACCATCCACCAAGTGTGGGACTACCACATATTTTACCATCATTTTTTGCAAGCTCTATGATTATGGCTAACATATCCgtcactatattaaatagcattgGTGATACTGGATCGTCTTTTGCCTTAATCCTTTTTTCGTTTGGAAGTATTTGCCAGCATCATCATTGATTTTGGTAGCTATACTTTCTCGAAAAATGAAATTATGAATTAGACCAGTCGTCGGAAAATCTTTCATTGTGAGTGTTGAGTGTTTGTTGAAGGAAACATCACTTTACATACATTAGGGAGTATATTCTTTTTGGCAATGAACCAGACAAAACGAAATCCAAATGCCCATTTGGCCGGATAAAGATTAATTTGGACACCACCAGACACACCCTTACTATTCATGGAGATTCAGAGAAGAAAGGAGCACGCGACCCCGCTGGTTTCGGCGAAGAGTAGCGTAGGGAATATAATAATATCTTGCAAACAAATGTTGTGGAGCTGGAGCTAGGTGagcatcggaaattcaattcggctcccgggtgcgtatgcaccctctaccaaaaaatcatattttgaaatgtcgaaaaattttaacaaaaaattttacatgtacatcttcataatatatgttcgttcgttaagtttcacgaaaaattaatattttttgtggtctatataaaaaagagaaaacttatcttgtgaaaagtattatttttagcaccgagttttatcttttttacacacgtcacatgataaatcgattttttatgaaacaactttctaAGCGTGTAGaacgagaagatttacatgcgaatttttggtttcaatttttttgaaattcaaaatatgtataagatgcatttcaaaataaagggagcatatgctcccatgtttcaaaacaccactcccagctcttctttttaattttatgttCTTATTTGACGAAAGTAAGCAAGTGGCTGCAACTAAGCGAGCATGTGGATCATCTTTTTAATGTCCCTCTTTGACGAAAGTGCGCAAGGGACTCTGGGACAGGTGTGTTCCCCGTTCTGGATCTGATGCCGCAGCAGCCGGAGAGTGGAGAATGCAGATGCGTAGTGCCTGACGTTATCATGCCGGAGATGCGTAGTATCTGACGTCCAAGCCAACTCGTTTGCCTGTCTATTTAAATACCCATCTCCGGGCTTGGGCTTGGCAGTACCACTCTGATTTCAAAACACGGAATCAAAGTAGTAGCTGGGAGTGAAGAAGCAGAGCAAGAAGTCACCAATGGCGGAAGGCTTGCCTGCGCTCGGTTGGGCTGCGAGGGACGCCTCCGGTCACCTCTCTCCTTACAGCTTCTCAAGAAGGTCTTTCTCTACCCAGCCCCTATCATACCTGTCTCATATGTTTCTTGCGCCGATCTGAATATCTGATGAATCCTCGTGATGCACGACAGCGTTCCCAAGGACGACGATGTGACGATCAAGGTGCTCTTCTGCGGGATCTGCCATACCGACCTCCATATCATCAAGAACGACTGGGGCAACGCCCTCTACCCCATCGTCCCAGGGTACGTGACCACACCAACACCAAATCAACAACGGAACCATGGCATGGCGGGGTTGCATTTGTGTGGTGGATTCTTAATTATGATTTATGCTTGCTGGTCTGCGCAGGCATGAGATCGTGGGCGTCGTCACCAGCGTCGGCAGCGGCGTCAGCAACTTCAAGGCCGGCGACACGGTGGGCGTGGGCTACTTCCTCGACTCCTGCCGCACCTGCTACAGCTGCAGCAAGGGGTACGAGAACTTCTGCCCCACCCTGACGCTCACCTCCAacggcgtcgacggcggcggcgccaccacccaGGGCGGATTCTCCGACGCCCTCGTCGTCAACAAGGACTACGTCATCCGCGTCCCGGACGGCCTCCCCCTCGCCGGCGCGGCACCTCTCCTCTGCGCCGGCGTCACCGTGTACAGCCCCATGGTGGAGTACGGCCTCAACGCCCCCGGGAAGCACCTCGGCGTCGTCGGCCTCGGCGGCCTCGGCCACGTCGCCGTCAAGTTCGGCAAGGCCTTCGGGATGACCGTCACCGTCATCAGCTCCTCCGACAGGAAGCGCGACGAGGCGCTCGGCCGCCTCGGCGCCGACGCCTTCCTCGTCAGCAGTGACCCCGACCAGATGAAGGCCGCGGCGGGCACCATGGACGGCATCATCGACACGGTGTCCGCGGGCCACCCGATCGTGCCGCTGCTCGACCTGCTCAAGCCCATGGGGCAGATGGTCGTGGTGGGCGCGCCCAGCAAGCCGCTCGAGCTCCCGGCCTTCGCCATCATCGGCGGCGGCAAGCGCCTCGCCGGGAGCGGCACGGGAAGCGTCGCACACTGCCAGGCCATGCTCGACTTCGCCGGGAAGCACGGCATCACCGCCGACGTCGAGGTCGTCAAGATGGACTACGTCAACACCGCCATCGAGCGGCTAGAGAAGAACGACGTCAGGTATCGCTTCGTCATCGACGTCGCCGGCAGCCACCTGCAGGGCGGCGCCGCTTAACTTGTGCTACAGAATGTGGACGCGCGCTCGTTTGGTCGAGTAAAAGGTTCGTCGGCTCACAGCCACATGAACAAGTCAATGAGTCGTTGGTGTGTTGTTTATCTTCAAAATCGTGATTCCGTTTTGCAAgatgtattggtattttgaaagtcAATTTAGTATCTGTGATCAAGCTTTTATATAAAACTAGCAAAAGTGTATGTATGTTACACCGGGATAAACAAATATTCCCTcggtctaaaaataggtgtctcactttggtctagatacggatgtatctagatgcattttagttagagatatattcgtatctagataaagttgagacacctatttttagacggaggctAAAACATCTCAACAAACTATCCGTCTTGGCACTTCTCTTATCTGTCACCATCGTCGAGGGTGGGTGacacatctaaaggtataatagctGCCCCCCATGGGGGCTTCACAGCGATCCTCGCACGTGAGCCATTGGATCTTCCTTGCAACGAATCTCAGCCGTTGATTCCTGGCTCAAAATCtactagctaaccccatgcaacgGCCAATTGTTACCCGCCTCCGGCTGCAAGTGGGCCCCACCTTTGCCGGCCCCGCACGTCAGCTACTGCGAGTAGGATCTCCGTCGGTGCACATTTTCATCGGGTAGTGGATCTCCACCCCGTAGGGGTATTTTCGGTATTTCAGCCTGGCATGGTATAAAAACGAGCCCCAAGGGCAAAAAAAACCCTAGCCTCCACGCGCCCCCGCCCCGCGCCCGccctcgtcgcccgccgccgcctctagCCGCTGCCTCGCGGCCCCGCCCCGCCCTCGCCCCTTCCCCTGCCTCGTtctcgtcgccggccgccgcctccagccctgCTCCCTCGTTCCCCAGGTCGCCGCCTCGAGCCGCCGGACAGCAtcagcgccggccgccgcctcgaccCGCCGCCAACCCTCCTCCCAATCCGCTCGCGGGCGCCCTTCCCCATCCCCTttcttgcacaccaccaccatctcaagCTCCTCTGTTCCGTCCGCTGCTCCCGCGACGACGGAGATGGCGCCGGTCGCATATGATTCACGGCGAAGCGGCATGATGTGGTCGCGTGGAGCCGCGCGAGCAGCGGCGGTGGTAGGGGCGGCGGCCACGAGTCGGATGCGATGGCGCGGAGGTGCGCGAGCAGCGGCGAAGGAAGCACCATCGGCCGCATCGAGCCACCGCCGTTCGATCCAGTCGAGCAGGATGAAGAGGCGCAGTCGACGCTAGAACCAGCCCATCTACCGGGTCATGGCCGTCGACGGCCGCTCCCCGTGCGACGGCAAGCAACTCGAGGTCCTCTGCTACTACAACCCTCTCCCAGGTCAGTTCTTCCTCCCGCCCCACGATTTCCAGCCGATCTGTTCGAGTAGCCTCGTGTGCATCTGCATCTTGATTGGGATGACTCACTTCAGCTTAGGTAACCGGTATAATTTAGCATCTATTTGAATCAAAAGCTTCTGGCCTTGAATGTTACTAAATTAAGGCAGATTTTCCTATTGCATAAGTAAATAGAGTCAACTATGTATACGGCTTGCTCTGTGAAAGAAGGACAGAGTACCCACACTCCTCTCTTGCTTCCTTATTTGACTCCTCACCTGCTCTCTTTGATTTCATCTACTATATAACTTCTCTTTTCTTTGTCAATGCAGATTATTTTTTATCTATGCCTAGGAGGTGTTTGATAGAACTCCAAGCAGGTGTTTGTGCTTactattttttcttcttctgaatTTTTCTCATGTCAACAACAACAGTTTGGTACATCGCTAGCCTCCATAATTCTGCAACATGTGTATTTATGCCATTCATGAAGTTTCTAATTCATATTTACCTCATGAATTCTTATTTATCTATCTACAACGAGAAGGTGCATCATCATTTATTATATGTGTATTTATTTGTCTCATAGGTTAATTGGTGTTGAGCATCATCATTGGTGGTAACCCAAGATTAGCTGACGAGGAAGTTTTCTGTTTGTTCGATGGTGACGAGAGAAATTTGTCTGGGTTAAGTGAGTTCTGTTCGTTTCATTTTtagagatgttttttttttgcatattgttGCATCTGGTGCACCAACACTAGAAGTAACATTATTTATCCGCCTCCTCTATGTTAATATATTATTGATGGTTGTGCATTTTGAACGTCCAAACCTTTTGAGGCCTGATCCattgcctccatcatgctccaaaCCAAGCCATCCACTATCAAGGTTTGAGGAATATCACTCTGAAGAAGATTGTGGTAAGATTATGTGTGGTTTCTCGGTTAGAAATGTATTAATGAATTATGCTAAGTAAGTTTGGGATTCAAGTTTATTGCTTTTATTAATTGGATTTGTTTTCTTAGGATTAATTCATTGATGGTTGGTTTTTTGGTAATACAAGCTACCTCTCTGCACCTGCCTTCACGGCCTCATATCACGATTGACGCCGGTGGCTTATAGGCTGAGATGAGAAATGCCTCAACACCATGGTCATGGTGGTGACATCTCCAATCATGTCCTGCAAGGCATTGCTTGTCTCTCCGTAACGTGGCGAGATGAAATATGCCTCTCTTGCTATCTCTAACCTCTTGGTAAGTAGCCTAATATTATTTACATAGGTTTGTTCTTGAGATAAGTGTGAGAATAGTCTTACACGTTACCCATTTGGCAGATGCacttgaatttcttcatctttGTGTTACTTTCTTCCTAGCCTCATGCTTAGTATCCTTTTAGATAATAGAAAATAGAGTTAATAAACACAAAGCTAAATGTCTCCTAGGTGAGCTCAGTTTCCTCCATCTCAGTTTGATCCATTGCCATAGGTTCTAGCATCATGGACTTTTATTTAAACTGTATTTCTTTCCCACATTTTCTTTCTTTAATAAATATTGATACCATCTTTTGTACTCCACGTAGTAATGAAAAGGATATATATTAATTTTATTAGGTTGGATTCTTTTCATACCGTGTAAGATACTTTGTTAGTTAACTATAACTATTCCGTGATATACTTATCTCTTTTCTTGATTGTATAGGATGCCAGACTCGGCAGAAATGGGCATCCTCACGAGCTTCCAAACTCAGTGCTCCACCTCTCCAGCTGCAGAACCACCTTGTTTTTTGGAAACTAAGaaggtatgtgtgtgtgtgtgtgtgtgtgtgttttcctTGTATCCTATAAATTAGAAGTTGTAGCTTGTGGAACAAAATGCCATTTGTAGGGTAATCCTTTTTTAGTAAAAATTTGAAGTCCACATTAgttttatatttatatttattattattattttggaGTAACTTTAATTACCTGTTACCTTCAGACATATTTGTTCTTGGCAAAGATTGGTTACGGAATATTTATTTATTCTATCCTTGAAAGTGGCTTTAATGGTCTTACTGAGATAGCTCCAAGTTCTGCAGTTGATTACTTGATTGTGTGCTTGCCCTAAATGCATCAGAAATGCGTAGAATTAAGTTGCTAAGTCAGACGCTTTATCTCTATGTTGAACAGAAAACGTGGGATGCAATCTACTATGTTTGCTGAAATGGCACCTGGAGTGTGACTTGTATCAGCATTCGATTTATGAGGTTTGCCACTGTTTGCATCTGCTTGTAAGTGTTTGCATCTGCCTGTAAGTGTAAGCAGTAATAGCTTACTGCTATCTTACTCTCTTTATTTGCCACTGTTGCTGGTCTAGAGTTCTTGCATGCCGCTGCTAGCGGCCCAGATTACATTCGTTCGTACATTTTGGGGTagcatttttttcttttcaaaaagAGACATGTAAGCATGTCAGCAGTCTCATCTCCTCTTTATACTATAGGATGGAAGTCACCTGCGTGGGTAAAAAAAATTGTTTGGTTTGTCAAATCTGGTCATAATGGTTAACATGGTTTCTTGTATGTTGAGTTAATGGTTAACATCAGTGACGAGGGtaatttgcatatttttctagctTCTGCATTGCTGTTGTACAAAAGTATTGATTCAGTAAAAAAATATCTGCACAAACTTACTTTGAATTGTATTGCAACTGGAGTTACAAATTTTGATTAGAGAACCTGCGTCTTCTTGAAAATGGAAGTAATATCACCGTATTTCCAGTTAGATTTAAGCCAAGATGGTTCTGGGATATCACTTCGAAAGAATATAGGTATATACTTATTAGTGCAGCTTTGCAAGTACAAACAAGGTATATTATTAGCAAGTCCATGGAAGGGACTGATGATCTTCATCAAACCACTTCACAATGCTCATGAAAGCTAATAGTTTGTAATTTAGTCTGTAATAATTATGA encodes:
- the LOC124654730 gene encoding probable cinnamyl alcohol dehydrogenase 8D, producing the protein MAEGLPALGWAARDASGHLSPYSFSRSVPKDDDVTIKVLFCGICHTDLHIIKNDWGNALYPIVPGHEIVGVVTSVGSGVSNFKAGDTVGVGYFLDSCRTCYSCSKGYENFCPTLTLTSNGVDGGGATTQGGFSDALVVNKDYVIRVPDGLPLAGAAPLLCAGVTVYSPMVEYGLNAPGKHLGVVGLGGLGHVAVKFGKAFGMTVTVISSSDRKRDEALGRLGADAFLVSSDPDQMKAAAGTMDGIIDTVSAGHPIVPLLDLLKPMGQMVVVGAPSKPLELPAFAIIGGGKRLAGSGTGSVAHCQAMLDFAGKHGITADVEVVKMDYVNTAIERLEKNDVRYRFVIDVAGSHLQGGAA